In a genomic window of Nodosilinea sp. E11:
- a CDS encoding efflux RND transporter permease subunit: MLNAILKWSIAQRWIVVIATVLVTLYGLRTLGDMSLDVFPSFAPPQVEIQAEAPGLAPEEVESLVTLPIESAVNGTPGVTAVRSTSVAGASAVRVVFSWDTDVYQARQLITERLQQAQTRLPEGVESPQLAPLNSPLGIVLEYAFTADTTSLMDLRQQVDRQVTNRLLAVPGVTQITVFGGEERQYQVLVDPAKLSAFGVTLAQVSEAAAAANQNGAGGYLIDADQELLIRGIGRVEAIEDLQRSVVAARQGTPVLLQDVATVTLGPALKRGDGSLNGQPALVMLINKQPLADTLTVTKQIEAALEEVGPSLPGDVAITRTFRQADFIEASVRNVRDSLRDGIIIVSVILLLFLMNWRTAAITLSAIPMSLLICLILLHWLGLSVNTMTLGGLAVAIGSVVDDSIVDMENCYRGLRRNRELGNPKHPFQVVYDTSVEVRTSVLFSTVIIAVIFAPIFSLSGVEGRIFAPMGIAYLVAIFASTLVALTLSPALCAFLLASAPLPEEDTWVSRHSQRLYHPALRLALGNSRLILLIALGALVASLAMLPALGRVFLPEFQERSLVASMNLFPGSSLAATNRAGLAVQNALRDDPRFETIQMRSGRSPGDPHVVGSNFAELDIELSDAGMQDREATLEALRTEFEKIPGAPASVGGFVSHRMDEVLSGVRSAIAVKIFGPDLAELRRLGTAVTEVMANVEGVVDLQLAPQLPVRQVQVRFDREAAARYGLTMGALANTIETALNGRVVSQVLENQQLFDLVVWFTPSARQNLDTLRNLLIDTPDGQRIPLTQLAQVDYGTGPNSISRENVSRLIVVSSNVADRDLGSVIADIQSQVRQQITLPPGYFIQYGGQFESEQRATQNLLVFGALALVVISVLMYFTVKSFPATVMIMLNLPLAIVGGVFSVALSGGVLSVASLVGFITLFGVAVRNGLLLVDNYNQKLATGMPLPQVLYAGSMERLNAILMTAFTSALGMLPLVISSGPGREILQPLAVVVLGGLFTSTALTLLVLPALYAQFGRYLGAIAVHSPIQPDAEITPIPQNQPVSPL, translated from the coding sequence CGCTGCCGATTGAGAGTGCCGTCAACGGTACCCCTGGCGTGACTGCCGTGCGATCGACCTCCGTCGCGGGGGCATCAGCGGTGCGGGTCGTGTTTAGCTGGGACACCGATGTCTACCAGGCCCGCCAGCTAATCACCGAGCGGCTGCAACAGGCCCAGACCCGCCTGCCCGAAGGGGTAGAATCGCCCCAGCTGGCTCCCCTCAACTCGCCCCTGGGCATCGTGCTGGAATACGCCTTCACCGCCGACACTACCTCCCTGATGGATCTGCGGCAACAGGTCGATCGCCAAGTCACCAACCGCCTGCTGGCAGTACCCGGCGTTACCCAAATTACGGTCTTTGGCGGCGAAGAGCGCCAGTACCAGGTCTTGGTAGACCCGGCCAAGCTCAGCGCCTTTGGCGTCACCCTGGCCCAGGTCAGCGAAGCCGCTGCCGCCGCCAACCAGAATGGGGCTGGGGGCTACCTGATCGATGCCGACCAGGAACTGCTGATTCGCGGTATTGGTCGCGTTGAAGCGATTGAAGACTTGCAGCGATCGGTGGTGGCAGCGCGACAGGGAACACCGGTGCTGCTGCAAGACGTGGCCACCGTCACCCTTGGCCCCGCCCTCAAGCGCGGCGACGGCAGCCTCAATGGCCAACCCGCCCTGGTGATGCTAATCAACAAGCAGCCCCTGGCCGACACGCTGACGGTGACGAAACAAATTGAAGCAGCCCTGGAGGAAGTCGGCCCCAGCCTACCGGGGGATGTCGCGATCACCCGTACCTTTCGCCAGGCCGACTTTATCGAAGCCTCGGTGCGCAATGTGCGAGACTCGCTGCGCGACGGCATCATTATTGTGTCGGTGATTTTGCTGCTGTTTTTAATGAACTGGCGCACGGCGGCGATCACCCTCAGCGCCATTCCCATGTCGCTGCTGATCTGTCTGATTTTGCTGCACTGGCTGGGCCTTAGCGTCAACACCATGACCCTGGGTGGCCTGGCGGTGGCGATCGGATCGGTGGTCGATGACTCGATTGTGGATATGGAGAACTGCTACCGGGGGCTGCGGCGCAACCGGGAGCTGGGCAATCCCAAGCACCCCTTTCAGGTGGTCTACGACACCTCGGTGGAGGTGCGCACCAGCGTGCTGTTTTCCACGGTGATTATCGCGGTAATCTTTGCGCCGATTTTTAGCTTGAGCGGGGTGGAGGGGCGCATTTTTGCGCCCATGGGTATTGCTTACCTGGTGGCGATTTTTGCCTCCACCTTGGTGGCGCTCACCCTCTCCCCCGCCCTCTGCGCCTTTCTGCTGGCCAGCGCCCCCCTGCCAGAGGAAGACACCTGGGTGTCGCGCCACAGCCAGCGGCTCTACCATCCGGCACTACGGCTGGCGTTGGGGAATTCTCGGCTGATTTTGCTGATTGCTCTGGGGGCACTGGTGGCATCGCTGGCCATGTTGCCCGCCTTGGGGCGCGTATTTTTGCCCGAGTTTCAGGAGCGATCGCTGGTGGCTTCGATGAACCTGTTCCCCGGCAGTTCCCTGGCGGCGACTAACCGGGCTGGGCTGGCGGTGCAGAATGCGCTCAGGGATGACCCCCGCTTTGAGACTATTCAAATGCGATCGGGGCGATCGCCGGGCGACCCCCACGTCGTGGGTTCTAACTTTGCCGAGCTGGATATTGAGCTGAGTGACGCCGGGATGCAAGACCGCGAAGCCACCCTGGAGGCACTGCGGACAGAATTCGAGAAAATCCCCGGTGCCCCCGCCAGCGTGGGGGGCTTTGTCTCCCACCGCATGGATGAGGTGCTGTCGGGGGTACGCAGTGCGATCGCCGTCAAGATCTTTGGCCCTGACCTGGCCGAGCTGCGCCGCCTGGGCACCGCCGTCACCGAGGTCATGGCCAATGTCGAAGGCGTGGTCGATCTGCAACTTGCGCCCCAGTTGCCCGTACGCCAGGTGCAGGTGCGCTTTGATCGCGAGGCCGCCGCCCGCTATGGCCTGACCATGGGTGCGCTGGCCAACACCATCGAAACTGCGCTAAATGGGCGAGTCGTCTCCCAGGTGCTCGAAAATCAGCAGTTGTTTGACCTGGTGGTGTGGTTTACCCCCAGCGCCCGCCAAAACCTCGACACCCTGCGCAACCTGCTGATCGACACCCCCGACGGCCAGCGCATTCCCCTGACCCAGCTGGCCCAGGTCGACTACGGCACCGGGCCAAACTCTATCAGCCGCGAGAATGTATCGCGGTTGATCGTGGTGTCGTCGAACGTAGCCGATCGCGATCTGGGCTCGGTGATCGCCGACATTCAGTCCCAGGTGCGTCAGCAAATCACCCTCCCACCCGGCTACTTCATTCAGTACGGCGGCCAGTTTGAGTCAGAGCAGCGGGCCACCCAAAACCTGCTGGTGTTTGGAGCCTTGGCCCTGGTGGTGATTTCGGTGCTGATGTATTTCACCGTCAAGTCATTCCCGGCTACGGTGATGATTATGCTGAATCTGCCGCTGGCGATCGTGGGGGGTGTGTTCTCCGTGGCCCTGAGCGGCGGCGTGCTCTCGGTAGCGTCTCTGGTCGGCTTCATCACCCTGTTTGGGGTGGCGGTGCGCAACGGCCTGCTGCTGGTCGATAACTACAACCAAAAGCTCGCCACCGGCATGCCCCTGCCCCAGGTGCTCTACGCCGGGTCGATGGAACGGCTCAATGCCATTCTGATGACCGCCTTTACCTCGGCCCTGGGGATGCTGCCCCTGGTGATCAGTAGCGGCCCCGGTCGCGAGATCTTGCAGCCCCTGGCGGTGGTGGTGTTGGGGGGCCTGTTTACCTCCACCGCGCTGACGCTGCTGGTGCTGCCGGCCCTCTATGCCCAGTTTGGTCGCTACCTGGGGGCGATCGCAGTCCATAGCCCGATCCAACCCGATGCAGAGATAACCCCCATCCCCCAAAACCAACCCGTTAGCCCCCTCTAA
- a CDS encoding potassium-transporting ATPase subunit KdpA, which yields MFLSSIFESNGRSMTGGQYIRAVLISNLMMMVLVYATFMLQGVLPLNPTGLPAPSWDLGLHTAISFTTNTNQQHYSGETTYSYFSQVGALGFLMFTSAATGIAVAIAFIRGLTGRPLGNFYTDLIVSITHILLPISIVGAIALLIAGVPETFAAPAQATTLEGATQFIARGPVAHFEIIKELGENGGGFFGINSAHPFENPNNFTNLLETVIMLVIPAGLILTYGHMAGNPKQGWLIFGIDELAHTNVPGSLQEKRYQDVEVILEAGIDVYSTINIQHLESLNDLVHKIAGVVVREQVPDRLLDEADEVVVIDVTPETLQERLQEGKIYAPAKIDQALQHFFQRRNLVALRELALREVADNFANRNMSLAFQPWYPTPQPGKVFPRYRPTWQS from the coding sequence ATGTTTCTGTCCTCAATTTTTGAGTCAAATGGTCGCTCGATGACCGGCGGGCAATACATTCGCGCCGTGCTGATCAGCAACCTGATGATGATGGTGCTGGTCTACGCCACCTTTATGCTCCAGGGGGTGCTGCCTCTGAACCCCACTGGGCTCCCTGCCCCAAGCTGGGATCTAGGTCTGCACACCGCCATTTCCTTTACCACCAACACCAACCAGCAGCACTATTCTGGCGAAACCACCTACAGCTATTTCAGCCAGGTGGGGGCGCTGGGGTTTTTGATGTTTACCTCGGCAGCGACGGGCATTGCGGTGGCGATCGCTTTTATTCGCGGGCTGACGGGGCGACCCCTGGGAAATTTCTACACCGATTTGATTGTGTCGATCACCCACATTTTGCTGCCAATTTCAATTGTGGGGGCGATCGCCCTGCTGATTGCCGGAGTGCCTGAGACCTTCGCCGCCCCCGCCCAGGCCACCACCCTAGAGGGAGCCACCCAGTTCATCGCCCGTGGCCCCGTGGCCCACTTTGAAATCATTAAAGAGCTAGGTGAAAACGGCGGCGGCTTCTTTGGCATCAACTCGGCCCACCCCTTTGAGAACCCCAACAACTTCACCAACCTGCTCGAAACCGTAATCATGCTGGTGATTCCCGCCGGGCTGATTCTTACCTACGGCCATATGGCTGGCAACCCCAAACAGGGCTGGCTGATCTTCGGGATTGACGAACTGGCCCATACCAATGTCCCCGGCTCTCTACAAGAAAAGCGCTACCAAGATGTGGAGGTAATTTTAGAGGCGGGGATTGATGTGTATTCCACCATTAATATTCAGCACCTGGAGAGTCTGAATGATCTGGTGCACAAAATTGCTGGGGTGGTGGTGCGCGAACAGGTGCCCGACCGCCTGCTTGACGAAGCCGATGAGGTGGTAGTGATCGACGTTACCCCTGAAACTTTGCAAGAGCGATTGCAGGAGGGCAAAATCTATGCCCCAGCTAAAATCGATCAGGCGCTGCAACATTTCTTTCAGAGACGCAATCTGGTGGCGCTGCGAGAACTGGCCCTGCGCGAAGTGGCCGACAACTTTGCCAACCGCAACATGTCATTAGCCTTCCAGCCCTGGTACCCGACACCTCAACCGGGTAAAGTCTTCCCCAGATATCGCCCTACTTGGCAAAGCTAA
- a CDS encoding HAMP domain-containing sensor histidine kinase, whose protein sequence is MRRLKPNWQRTHWLIAALFVVVIVLEYSTPPPYVFGYLYIGAVLLASGRLGRGATRWVTAIAIALTLLNLVIPGLEPITTVTIANRAITVLALAVTGWLSDRIQRYEKAITHQHAQILAQAQLARMREDFVSTLTHDLKTPLLGALETLHALEAEQFGAVTSAQRRAIAIMTRSHQTTLQLVETLMDVYRNDSEGLRLNPTAVDVVALAEDTIMQLTALATSRQVRIRLHQGESDFRQPCWVRADVLQLQRVLSNLIANAIHHSLRGSLVEVVIRPKGDDCLVQVLDQGQGIAANEMAYLFERFYQGHSDRQAKGTGLGLYLSRQIVEAHGGTIWAESRQPRGALFAFRLPAQPPVQDNIVLASPAKTILSCTTFQR, encoded by the coding sequence ATGCGCCGCCTCAAACCCAATTGGCAACGAACCCACTGGCTGATTGCCGCCCTCTTTGTTGTGGTGATTGTGTTGGAATACAGCACGCCGCCGCCCTACGTGTTTGGCTATCTATACATTGGGGCGGTGTTGCTGGCCAGTGGACGTCTGGGGCGGGGGGCGACGCGATGGGTGACGGCGATCGCCATTGCCCTCACACTGCTCAATCTGGTGATCCCTGGACTGGAGCCGATTACTACAGTGACCATTGCCAACCGGGCGATCACCGTGCTGGCGCTGGCGGTGACGGGGTGGCTGAGCGATCGCATTCAGCGCTACGAAAAGGCCATTACCCATCAGCACGCTCAAATCTTGGCTCAGGCCCAGCTGGCCCGCATGCGGGAAGACTTTGTTTCAACCCTGACCCACGACCTCAAAACACCGCTGCTGGGAGCGTTAGAGACGCTTCACGCCCTAGAGGCTGAGCAGTTTGGGGCGGTTACCTCGGCTCAGCGCCGGGCGATCGCCATCATGACCCGCAGCCACCAGACCACTCTGCAACTGGTCGAAACCCTGATGGATGTCTACCGCAACGACAGCGAGGGGCTGCGACTCAACCCCACAGCGGTCGATGTGGTCGCCCTGGCGGAGGACACGATCATGCAGCTCACGGCCCTGGCCACTTCTCGACAGGTGCGCATTCGCCTGCACCAGGGAGAATCCGACTTTCGCCAGCCCTGCTGGGTCAGGGCCGATGTACTCCAGCTTCAGCGGGTGCTGAGCAACCTGATAGCCAACGCCATTCACCATTCCCTGCGGGGCAGCCTGGTGGAAGTGGTGATTCGCCCCAAGGGCGATGATTGCCTGGTGCAGGTGCTCGACCAGGGCCAGGGCATCGCCGCCAATGAAATGGCCTATCTGTTTGAGCGGTTTTACCAGGGCCACAGCGATCGCCAGGCTAAGGGCACCGGGCTGGGCCTCTACCTCAGCCGCCAGATTGTGGAAGCCCATGGCGGCACCATCTGGGCTGAGTCGCGCCAGCCCAGGGGCGCACTGTTTGCCTTCCGGCTACCCGCCCAGCCCCCGGTGCAGGATAATATAGTCTTAGCCAGTCCGGCTAAGACTATATTATCCTGCACAACGTTCCAACGTTAA
- a CDS encoding response regulator transcription factor, which produces MTDQPIAILLVEDDELFRLGLTTRLQQEPTLHIAAEAEDGEMAIALVNQQPFDVVLLDIGLPGIGGIEACRQIKQQHPDLPVLALTSHNQPALIARLIEAQAQGYCVKGIAAEALVLAIRSVALGATWWDAIASQAIQAAFQAPPLELPPAAALTTSPTLTKREQEILALMAAGQSNQEIAETLYIAPGTVRVHVHAILQKLEVRDRTQAVILAMQLGLVSP; this is translated from the coding sequence ATGACCGACCAGCCGATCGCAATCCTCCTGGTCGAAGACGATGAGCTGTTTCGTTTGGGCCTGACTACCCGGTTGCAGCAGGAACCGACGCTGCACATTGCCGCCGAAGCAGAGGACGGCGAAATGGCGATCGCCCTGGTTAACCAGCAGCCCTTCGACGTAGTGCTGCTGGATATTGGCTTGCCAGGGATTGGCGGTATTGAAGCCTGCCGCCAGATCAAGCAGCAGCACCCTGACTTGCCGGTGCTAGCCCTCACCTCCCACAACCAGCCTGCCCTGATTGCCCGGCTGATCGAAGCCCAGGCCCAGGGCTATTGCGTCAAGGGTATTGCTGCCGAGGCGCTGGTGTTGGCGATTCGCTCAGTCGCTCTAGGGGCTACCTGGTGGGATGCGATCGCCTCCCAGGCAATTCAGGCCGCATTCCAGGCCCCCCCACTAGAACTGCCCCCTGCCGCTGCTCTGACGACCTCGCCCACCCTCACCAAGCGCGAGCAAGAAATTCTAGCGCTGATGGCCGCCGGACAGAGCAATCAGGAAATTGCCGAAACCCTCTACATCGCTCCCGGCACGGTGCGGGTTCATGTTCACGCCATTTTGCAAAAGCTGGAGGTGCGCGATCGCACCCAGGCCGTCATCCTGGCGATGCAGCTTGGTCTAGTTTCGCCCTAG